DNA from Rhipicephalus microplus isolate Deutch F79 chromosome 5, USDA_Rmic, whole genome shotgun sequence:
cttcttgcgtatcagttgctgtcgttccttcttcaagtctaggcgaattcgagaccataccattttatggtcactgcatcgtaccttgccaaccacttccacatcctgcacgattcctggatgtgcagtcattataaagtctatttcgttcttattttcgccattacggctcctccatgtccacttgcggttttctcgtttgcggatgaaggtattcaaaatccgcaaattacttcgttctgcgaattctactataCTCCGCTTCAAACATCATACgcaacgctgtcaaagctagcgctcttgtttgcgctgtgtactgccgcgaccaaaaagtagtgcgtcgcttggggTGGTCGAGAATCACtaaatgcttctcgggaaacttctaagcatacatatttgtcatcaggttaaaaaacaaacgcctgtgttgttggataaacaatccaaatatgcgagttggtaatttatgtttgtcgctttcgtatcaggtttGCGCTCTCCGCGCGTCCcgcgccgccgtttttttttacttgttgtggcaGCTTCAAAAAAATGGCGTCCAGCTCGGCGTCCTCGACCACCTCTCCTGCGCGAATTTTTTTGAAGCTTCGCACATCAAAGCTGTCAAAGCACGCCAAGCAAGTAATTGAAAATGTGTACGCCCGTACCAGGATGCGTTTCCCGGAGAAATCTGTGCGGGAAGTGCTGAGTGTTGTGAGCGAGGACACTGGAATATCTCCCCGTACCGTGGCGAAATCGAAGGCGGAGCGTCTGCGTGGGCCTTTGGTGTCACCGAAAAAACGAGCTCGCGAGGTGAAGATTTCGAGCTCGCGAACCGTCAAACATGACAGCTTGACAATCCATGCCATCCGTCTGAAAGTGCACAGCATGTACGCCAAGAGGGAGATCCCAACACTGGACAGTGTGATAAGGGCTGTCAACGAAGACGACGACTTGCCGAACTTCACGAAAACCACCTTGTGGAGGCTAATGAAGGACATCGGCTTCACCTTTGCTAAGAGAAAACGGAATCTTGCGCTAATCGAGCACAGTGACATCATTGCCTGGGGTCGCAGGTAGTTGCGGGCGATCAAGAAATTCCGAGGACAGGGCAGGTGGGAACCGTTATTTTCATATTTCCTTACGCAGCACATGTAGATTGCCTTGATATAACACTTGATGTTAGCATTGCAACTTTATAATCGTAATGGAGAGTATTACATCTGAATTACAACCTGGAAAAAGGAAAACGGTTAAGCAAGGTAATTGCTTGCAGGTCGCATTTCACGACTTTTCTTTTGTTGGGTGAAGTATCCGCCTCAATCGGTGAGAGTTATTCGCTAAATTTCCGCTGTTTGGTGCGGTAAGCGCTCATTCGCATGAAAGATGCGAGTTATTGGCAGTATTGTTGGGAATTTTGGTGTCTATTTTTGTTTCCATTCGTGCAAAATGATAGCGACGGCCAATGAATTCTTACCGAATACCGCATGTGTGACATGTGAACTTGTCATGAATCAGAACTGACAGCCAAATGCCACCTACGTGCCAAATTAAAGCCCGACTAAAGAAAGCACTGACGCCGACCATTTTTTCCTCGATTGACGCTAAGCGGCTGTTTACGAAAGAGCAGTCAGCATATGAGTGggtaacaaagaaaatagaatatgcatatgaatgctttttgtactttttgctcAAGTTGTCCTTTGCAGTATTTTCGACTATGGTCATGCCAAGACTCAAGCTGCTGCTGTGGGTATGTTTACTTGTGTGCGCTAACTCGTGCGCTCGTTCATTTTGCTTTGTACAGGTGCATCATCTACTTGGATGAAACATGGGTCAACGCAGGGCACACGAAGGAGTACGTTTGGCAGGACACGACTGTGAAGTCATCGCAAGATGCCTTCCTCACAGGTCTGACGACAGGATTAGCTGCACCCTCGGGCAAAGGGGCCCGTTTGATCCTCGTACATGCTGGCAGCAGTGCAACTGGCTTCATCGAAGGAGCTGCTGACTACTTCCGAGCAAAAAATGGGGGCAGCGCTGACTACCACTCTGAGATGGACGGCAGATACTTTGAGGAGTGGTACACCGACAAGCTTTTGCCAATCATTCCAGCTAATAGCGTTATTGTCATGGACAATGCGCCATACCACAGCGTAGCTCTTGAGAAAGCACCTACCAAGTTGACGCGCAAAGCTGATATTCAGCTTTGGCTCACAAAGAAAGGTGTTCCGTGGTCAGAGGACATGGTGAGAGCTGAACTGCTGGAACTTTCCCAAAAGGTCAACACACCCAGTATTGTGTACCGCATCGACACTCTGGCGGCTACCCACGGCCATGAAGTGCTTCGTGTACCACCATACCACTGCGAGTTTAACCCAATCGAGCTTGTTTGGAGCCAGGTAAAGGAGTACATCGCTGCAAGGAATACGGGTTTCACTTTGGCTGAAGTAGAGAAGCTTCTGCCAAAAGCACTGGCATCTGTAAAACAGGAAATGTGGCAAAACTGCTGCGCTCATGTTGAGCAAGTTGAAGCTGAATCATGGGAACGGGACATGATTGTGGATAGTGAAATCGAACCACTTCTCTTCTGCATTTGTGATTCGTGCAACTCCTCCTCTGATGAGTCGGGTGCTCAGATCAGTGATGACGAGTTGAGTGGCATTCAAGAACTTTGCTGACTTTCGAGGAATGTGCGGCCTGTCAATGGTGGCTTTGTTCACGAGGGTCGACTGGTTGAGCTGGATTGCGGACACCTTTCTAGCGAACCTGCTCGTGCTGCTTCATGCTGAGCTCATTCCCCAAGAAGGCTGTGTTATTATGACAAAGCAAAGAGTGCTTCCTCATTGTGTGATTTTGTGTGTTGGGTTTAACCTCACCAAGTGACCCGGGCTATGAAGGACACTGCACTGTACTGCTCCCTAGTACTTACCTTATttatgttttgttgtgaagttCAAACGTTCGGAATGGTCACATGACTTCTGtaaaaacttggtataaaaaaggaaaaaaaaagaagatgtcgGAACCCACCACGACATCGGCCAGAGGTGCTCTTCTGTAAATAAAGTTTGCGTTTTTTAAACCACAAATGTCTTCATCCGTTTGGAATATTGGTTCATCGCACGCAGTGAGTATTGCCCCTGGATGCATGTATGTATGGAACAAATCTCCAACTTTTTGAACCAGTACAATTTTCGGGCACTGAATTACCCTATACCATAAAGATTTTCTCAACCGAGAAAAACAGGCCATATCCAGGTTTTTATAAAAAAACGATTAACGCATAAATTAAAGTTTAGTGTTTCTGCCGAATAACAGCCTAGCTGAAACTCTGTTTTGAACGATAAAAAAGGAACTCTTACTTGCGGGAAGGAGGATGGGTTGGAATTATACAGAAGAAATAAATCGCGCATAACAATTCACAAAAATGTCGCATATA
Protein-coding regions in this window:
- the LOC142817598 gene encoding uncharacterized protein LOC142817598: MRFPEKSVREVLSVVSEDTGISPRTVAKSKAERLRGPLVSPKKRAREVKISSSRTVKHDSLTIHAIRLKVHSMYAKREIPTLDSVIRAVNEDDDLPNFTKTTLWRLMKDIGFTFAKRKRNLALIEHSDIIAWGRRCIIYLDETWVNAGHTKEYVWQDTTVKSSQDAFLTGLTTGLAAPSGKGARLILVHAGSSATGFIEGAADYFRAKNGGSADYHSEMDGRYFEEWYTDKLLPIIPANSVIVMDNAPYHSVALEKAPTKLTRKADIQLWLTKKGVPWSEDMVRAELLELSQKVNTPSIVYRIDTLAATHGHEVLRVPPYHCEFNPIELVWSQVKEYIAARNTGFTLAEVEKLLPKALASVKQEMWQNCCAHVEQVEAESWERDMIVDSEIEPLLFCICDSCNSSSDESGAQISDDELSGIQELC